The genomic interval CACAAACGAGGAAAAGAATGTGCAAAGTGTGGGTATCCTGATCCAAAACTGAGAAAATACAAGTGGATAAAAAGACGGGTAAGATAAAACTCAGATTTTTATCATTTTATTAAAATCCCATTTTTATATTTCTAATCCTTATACATCTTGTTAAAGAAAAAAAATGATAGACATACTCATATTTTCAAGCTCGGCTGCCCTTGGTGTTATTTGTGCTATTTTCCTGTACAGATTTGTTAGTATCAAGAAACATGATGAGCCTGGTGTCCTTGGCAACGTAAAATATGAGTTAAATAATCTGTACTTCGAAAAATCAGTTGCTTTAGAGGCACTTGGGAAGATAAAGCATTTCTTTGATGATAAAAAGATTGACGAATATGAAAGAGATAGACTCTCTCGAAAATACATTAAGATGCTAGACAATTATAACAAGCGCGTTTTCCAGCTCAATCCCATACTAGAAGCTCAAGAAATTTACGAATATAAGAAGCAGTTGGATTCTATCTTGACAGAGTATACAAAGAAGATAGATTCAAGACTGGCAGGTATGACTGGCTACCCGGCATCTGACAAGAAAAGATCAAAAGTAACAGCAACAAGAAAAGGATCAAAAGAAACAGCAGTATCGTCAGCAGCAGCATCCTCGACAATCCCGTCATCAGCATCCTCGGTATCAACGCCCCCTACACCAGAATTACAAACCGGAAATGGGGTCAAGCGGTCTCCTAGACTTTTGGCACTACAAATAAAGTCGTCAATAAGGAGGATCACTTCCGCTCCGAATAAACTCGGT from Candidatus Nitrosocosmicus hydrocola carries:
- a CDS encoding 50S ribosomal protein L37e → MTKGTTSMGKFTRKKTHIRCRRCGHNSFHKRGKECAKCGYPDPKLRKYKWIKRRVR